The Acidimicrobiales bacterium genome contains a region encoding:
- a CDS encoding cyclic nucleotide-binding domain-containing protein, with product MARRDLKLDLLGRTWLFSACNKKELGLIGRASEEVDVDAGRVLCEEGKPGFEFFLILDGRAAVSRAGRKIATLRTGQYFGELSLLDRKPRSATVTSETPMHLLVLDQRQFDGIMDQVPGLAHKLLTAMAERLRDADAKAINYARTLN from the coding sequence ATGGCACGAAGGGACCTGAAACTGGACCTCCTGGGTCGGACCTGGTTGTTCTCGGCCTGCAACAAGAAGGAGCTGGGGCTCATCGGACGGGCGTCCGAGGAGGTGGACGTCGACGCCGGACGGGTCCTGTGTGAAGAGGGCAAGCCCGGCTTCGAGTTCTTCCTCATCCTCGACGGTCGGGCCGCTGTCAGTCGCGCCGGTCGCAAGATCGCCACCCTCAGGACTGGTCAGTACTTCGGCGAGCTCTCGCTGCTCGACCGCAAGCCCCGCTCGGCGACCGTCACATCCGAGACGCCGATGCACCTGCTCGTGCTCGACCAGCGCCAGTTCGACGGGATCATGGACCAGGTGCCCGGTCTCGCCCACAAGCTGCTGACGGCCATGGCTGAGCGCCTCCGCGACGCGGACGCCAAGGCGATCAACTACGCCAGGACGCTCAACTGA